From a region of the Synechococcales cyanobacterium T60_A2020_003 genome:
- a CDS encoding cyclase — MHPIQSAPQSPQHFIHLAGQLLNTSTDSQTAHQALLSGEILLETRSHTAWGGAVTAQMYLDQPRYRVWQEVTNYPRWVQFFPDITCSKVIDTPPEGRRGGTRLYQAARKAFLMLTAEVEVYLRVFEIANKDAWQSIQFYMEQGSFNDFFADLKLQDYGAGTLLTYAVQATPAVPVPSVVIQQAMRFDLPQNMRSLRQAICGS; from the coding sequence ATGCATCCAATCCAATCCGCTCCTCAGTCTCCACAGCACTTCATTCATTTAGCAGGACAGCTTTTGAACACGTCAACCGATTCCCAAACTGCCCATCAAGCTCTGCTCAGCGGCGAAATTTTGCTAGAGACGCGATCGCACACGGCCTGGGGCGGAGCCGTCACCGCTCAAATGTACCTGGATCAGCCTCGTTATCGCGTCTGGCAAGAAGTGACCAACTACCCACGGTGGGTGCAATTTTTCCCGGATATTACTTGTAGCAAGGTGATCGATACTCCCCCAGAGGGGCGTCGAGGTGGCACACGCCTATACCAAGCGGCACGCAAAGCGTTTTTGATGCTAACGGCAGAGGTTGAAGTTTACTTACGTGTCTTTGAGATTGCCAATAAAGACGCATGGCAAAGCATTCAGTTTTACATGGAACAGGGGAGTTTCAATGACTTTTTTGCGGATTTAAAACTACAAGATTATGGCGCAGGGACGCTATTGACCTACGCGGTTCAGGCGACTCCTGCCGTGCCTGTTCCATCCGTAGTAATTCAACAGGCCATGCGCTTTGACCTGCCGCAAAATATGCGATCGCTCCGGCAGGCGATCTGCGGGTCGTGA
- a CDS encoding peroxiredoxin — protein sequence MAVIERVPSVVFKTRVRDESVPGPNPYRWQDRTTEDIFGGKKVVVFSLPGAFTPTCSSNHLPRYEELYDEFKAQGVDEIICVSVNDAFVMFQWGKQIGAKNVFLLPDGNGEFTRKMGMLVDKSNLGFGMRSWRYSMLVNDCQIEKIFVEPDFGDNCPTDPFEVSDADTMLAYLKGAESAGVSEPRLAFVG from the coding sequence ATGGCTGTTATTGAACGTGTTCCCAGCGTTGTGTTCAAAACCCGTGTACGTGATGAGTCCGTACCTGGGCCAAACCCCTACCGCTGGCAAGACCGCACAACCGAAGACATCTTTGGTGGTAAGAAAGTGGTTGTCTTCTCCCTGCCCGGTGCGTTTACCCCGACCTGCTCCTCGAACCACCTGCCCCGCTATGAAGAGTTGTATGACGAATTCAAGGCTCAGGGTGTTGACGAAATCATCTGTGTATCTGTCAACGATGCGTTCGTGATGTTCCAGTGGGGTAAGCAGATTGGCGCGAAGAATGTCTTCCTGCTTCCCGATGGGAATGGTGAGTTCACCCGTAAGATGGGTATGCTAGTTGATAAATCGAACCTGGGATTTGGAATGCGGTCTTGGCGCTATTCCATGCTGGTGAACGACTGCCAGATCGAAAAGATCTTCGTTGAACCTGATTTCGGCGACAACTGTCCTACCGATCCCTTTGAAGTTTCCGATGCAGATACCATGCTGGCTTATCTGAAGGGAGCTGAGTCTGCCGGAGTATCCGAGCCTCGCCTCGCCTTTGTAGGTTAA
- a CDS encoding response regulator transcription factor — MRILVVEDDIQLSDMLAEGLTNHQYVVDIAQDGEAAWDWIQVVEYDLILLDVTLPKMDGLQFCRRLRDRQSAVPVLMLTARDTIADKIVGLDAGADDYMVKPFDLNEMMARIRALLRRRAVATRATLCWGDLCLNPNTYEVTYASASIAITPKEYALLELLVSNGRRVLSRPGIIERIWSMETPPTEEAVKSHIKTLRQKLRQAGAPDNFIETVHGLGYRLKQVP, encoded by the coding sequence ATGCGGATTCTAGTTGTTGAAGATGATATCCAGCTATCCGACATGCTGGCAGAAGGACTCACGAATCATCAATATGTTGTGGATATTGCCCAGGATGGGGAAGCCGCTTGGGATTGGATTCAGGTTGTAGAGTATGACCTCATTCTGCTGGATGTGACGTTGCCCAAGATGGATGGTCTGCAATTTTGTCGGCGATTGCGCGATCGCCAGTCAGCGGTTCCTGTGCTCATGTTGACGGCTCGTGACACCATTGCCGATAAAATTGTTGGCCTCGATGCCGGAGCTGATGACTATATGGTGAAACCCTTTGACCTTAATGAGATGATGGCTCGCATTCGGGCGTTGCTGCGTCGAAGAGCAGTCGCGACCCGTGCTACCCTTTGCTGGGGCGATCTCTGCCTGAATCCCAACACCTATGAGGTCACCTACGCCTCAGCGTCTATTGCCATTACCCCGAAAGAGTATGCGCTGCTAGAGCTTTTGGTATCCAATGGTCGGCGGGTGCTAAGTCGTCCTGGGATCATTGAGCGGATTTGGTCAATGGAGACTCCCCCCACTGAAGAAGCCGTTAAATCCCATATCAAAACCTTGCGCCAAAAGTTACGACAGGCTGGCGCGCCCGATAATTTCATTGAAACGGTGCATGGGCTGGGTTATCGCCTAAAGCAAGTGCCTTAG
- a CDS encoding redoxin domain-containing protein: MLEVGDPAPWFTLPSDSNPNYHFDTVAGHYVVMFFFGSSQHPASQAALNQFLAHSEFFRDRQIPFFGVSIDPTDEALGDVVSTLSYCKLIWDFEGKASRMYGVCSPVEAGDRYQPTVFILNENLRVLHRFFLESDTPLVDQVMAAAAALPPLPPPQMDHRQAPVLFIPNVFDRNFCHELIAQYHRSDVRQSGFMRDIDGKTVEVMDYGFKRRRDWLLQESDLLQTINHLILRRIKAEKNYKTRISGGAIAQRPALKGKMQITEYLNIFLNKPEVFGIGEPGYSLHHRSIRNSQTVSQSPSQSSEDKRHET; the protein is encoded by the coding sequence ATGCTAGAAGTTGGCGATCCCGCACCGTGGTTCACGCTGCCATCGGATAGCAATCCCAACTATCACTTTGATACAGTCGCTGGACATTATGTCGTGATGTTCTTTTTCGGGAGTTCTCAACATCCGGCATCCCAGGCGGCGTTAAACCAGTTTTTGGCGCACTCTGAGTTTTTCCGCGATCGCCAAATTCCGTTTTTTGGTGTGAGTATTGATCCAACCGATGAAGCCTTAGGGGACGTGGTCAGCACGTTGAGTTATTGCAAGCTCATTTGGGATTTTGAAGGGAAGGCGAGCCGAATGTATGGCGTCTGTTCACCCGTGGAGGCAGGCGATCGCTACCAGCCGACGGTCTTTATCCTGAACGAAAACCTGCGGGTACTCCATCGCTTTTTTCTAGAGTCGGACACCCCTCTGGTTGATCAAGTGATGGCCGCTGCCGCCGCATTGCCTCCCCTACCTCCTCCCCAAATGGACCATCGTCAGGCTCCGGTGCTGTTTATTCCTAACGTGTTTGATCGGAACTTTTGTCATGAACTGATTGCCCAATACCATCGCAGCGATGTTCGCCAATCGGGCTTTATGCGCGATATTGACGGTAAAACTGTTGAAGTGATGGATTACGGATTCAAGCGACGGCGAGACTGGCTGTTGCAGGAGTCTGATCTGCTGCAAACGATCAACCACCTGATTCTACGCCGGATCAAAGCAGAAAAAAATTACAAAACGCGGATTTCAGGTGGAGCGATCGCCCAACGCCCAGCCTTGAAAGGGAAGATGCAGATAACCGAGTACCTGAACATTTTCCTGAATAAACCTGAAGTTTTCGGGATTGGCGAGCCTGGGTATTCCCTGCATCATAGAAGCATCAGGAACAGCCAGACTGTGTCCCAAAGCCCCAGCCAATCTTCAGAGGACAAACGCCATGAAACCTAA
- a CDS encoding CHASE3 domain-containing protein → MNWSREGKWITIGFGLVSVLVGFVSFSSYQNATRLITSADQLKQTDDILNALTDISALLADAESRRWSYIVFGDPQDFEQYSAAIADIPPILDRLEAPLSDTPAQQERLQQLRLLVAQRIQLLEQSILKYQDDLGAIASDDPLVLATRQNRIQIRQIIEQMEKEEESLLQNQVERARTEFQFRMLIEPLGTLLTFGILLAVYALLLRQMMKRYDAEALQRTWAQQKELSELKLQFFSMVSHEFRTPLSLILGSAQLLDETLKLQVEPAKLKNLHRIQTAARSMTRLLNDILMLARADAGKLEFRPEMIELQTFCLNLIEDLQVFSQTQRTIQFSKVGDCTHAYVDETMLYSILSNLLSNAMKYSKPSDTVYVTLQADPDCLMFEIRDEGIGILPEDQDKLYQLFSRGRNTQDIRGTGLGLAVVKTCVDLHHGQIKVKSGIGAGTTFTVTIPQPLPPVHQATPALAQDADPFNADP, encoded by the coding sequence ATGAACTGGTCGCGTGAAGGGAAATGGATCACGATCGGATTTGGACTCGTCTCAGTGCTCGTTGGTTTTGTGAGCTTCTCGTCCTACCAAAATGCGACACGGCTCATCACTAGCGCGGATCAGCTCAAGCAAACCGATGATATTCTCAACGCGTTAACTGACATATCCGCGTTGTTGGCGGATGCGGAGTCCCGTCGCTGGAGTTACATCGTTTTTGGGGATCCCCAAGATTTTGAGCAATACTCAGCAGCGATCGCTGATATCCCGCCCATTCTTGACCGTTTAGAGGCTCCTTTATCCGACACCCCGGCTCAGCAGGAGCGTCTTCAGCAACTCCGGCTTTTGGTCGCTCAGCGGATCCAGCTCCTAGAGCAGTCGATTTTAAAGTACCAAGACGATTTGGGGGCGATCGCTAGTGATGATCCCCTCGTGCTGGCAACGCGTCAAAACCGCATCCAAATCCGTCAGATCATTGAGCAGATGGAGAAAGAAGAAGAGTCCCTTCTACAAAATCAGGTGGAGCGTGCCCGTACCGAATTTCAATTTCGGATGCTGATTGAACCCTTAGGCACCTTACTCACCTTCGGAATTCTACTGGCGGTGTATGCCCTCCTGCTGCGTCAGATGATGAAACGTTACGATGCAGAGGCACTCCAGCGTACTTGGGCGCAACAAAAGGAACTGAGTGAACTCAAGCTCCAATTTTTCTCGATGGTCTCCCACGAGTTTCGAACACCGCTCAGCCTCATTCTTGGATCGGCCCAATTGCTAGATGAAACGCTCAAACTCCAAGTTGAACCTGCAAAACTGAAGAATCTTCACCGCATTCAAACCGCAGCCCGATCCATGACACGCCTGCTCAACGACATTTTGATGTTAGCCCGTGCCGATGCTGGCAAGTTGGAGTTTCGACCAGAGATGATCGAACTGCAAACCTTTTGTCTAAATTTGATTGAGGATTTACAAGTCTTCAGTCAAACGCAGCGCACCATTCAATTCTCTAAAGTGGGCGACTGCACCCATGCCTACGTCGATGAAACCATGCTCTACTCCATCCTGAGCAACCTCCTCTCGAACGCGATGAAATACTCAAAACCGTCCGATACGGTGTACGTGACCCTTCAGGCGGATCCCGATTGCCTCATGTTTGAAATCCGCGATGAAGGGATTGGGATTTTGCCCGAGGATCAGGACAAGCTGTATCAATTATTTAGTCGCGGACGGAATACTCAAGATATCCGGGGAACCGGGTTGGGGCTTGCCGTCGTCAAAACTTGTGTGGACTTGCATCACGGGCAGATCAAGGTCAAAAGCGGGATCGGTGCAGGCACAACCTTCACAGTTACCATCCCCCAGCCGCTTCCACCCGTCCATCAGGCTACGCCAGCATTAGCTCAAGATGCAGACCCCTTCAACGCTGATCCCTAA
- a CDS encoding transcriptional repressor gives MQKQANQIIQTLKSRGLRVTPQRFAVYANLLARMDHPTAEDILSDLNQEAPTSSQATVYSSLQALRDAGLVREVLLEEGVCRYDANVQPHHHFRCNGCGEIEDIAWEHFQGLPLERLRSGLKPEGYEVTVYGWCDRCQS, from the coding sequence ATGCAGAAGCAAGCCAACCAAATTATTCAAACCCTAAAGTCGAGAGGATTACGAGTAACGCCTCAGCGGTTTGCGGTGTATGCAAATTTATTGGCTCGGATGGATCATCCTACTGCCGAGGATATCTTGAGCGATCTGAACCAGGAAGCTCCGACTTCGTCTCAGGCAACGGTTTATAGTTCGCTGCAAGCCCTTCGGGACGCGGGATTGGTGCGGGAAGTCTTACTCGAAGAAGGGGTATGTCGTTACGATGCCAACGTCCAACCCCACCATCACTTCCGGTGCAATGGCTGTGGTGAAATTGAAGATATTGCTTGGGAACATTTTCAAGGGTTGCCTCTAGAGCGATTGCGGTCTGGACTGAAGCCAGAGGGCTACGAAGTTACGGTTTATGGATGGTGTGATCGCTGCCAGTCGTAG
- the lipA gene encoding lipoyl synthase, protein MTDHSSPPIRQRSRSPLVESMPAWVRRPIGKASDISTVQRIIKQRQIHTICEEGRCPNRAECYANQTATFLLMGPTCTRSCAFCQVDKGHAPMPLDHEEPEKVAESVELLGLRYVVLTSVTRDDLPDQGAHWFVKTMNAIRHRNPETEIEVLTPDFWGGTEGDRAQYERVAAVVAANPVCYNHNIETVRRLQGRVRRGAKYERSLRVLEIVKELNPSIPTKSGLMVGHGETEAEIIETMQDLRASACDRLTIGQYLRPSLEHLPVERYWTPEEFDRLGAIAREMGFAHVRSGPLVRSSYHAGEDA, encoded by the coding sequence ATGACAGACCATTCCAGCCCGCCAATCCGCCAACGTTCGCGATCGCCCCTTGTAGAATCGATGCCAGCGTGGGTGCGTCGTCCCATCGGGAAAGCGAGCGATATTTCCACGGTGCAGCGCATTATTAAGCAGCGACAGATTCACACCATTTGTGAGGAGGGGCGGTGTCCCAATCGGGCAGAGTGTTATGCCAACCAAACGGCAACCTTTCTGCTGATGGGGCCAACCTGTACCCGCTCCTGTGCCTTTTGCCAGGTGGATAAGGGTCACGCGCCGATGCCCCTTGACCATGAGGAACCGGAGAAGGTGGCAGAATCCGTTGAGCTGTTGGGATTGCGCTATGTGGTGCTGACCTCGGTCACACGGGATGATTTGCCCGATCAAGGGGCACACTGGTTTGTGAAGACGATGAACGCGATTCGTCACCGCAATCCAGAAACCGAAATTGAGGTGCTAACTCCCGATTTTTGGGGTGGGACAGAGGGCGATCGCGCCCAGTATGAACGAGTTGCAGCCGTCGTTGCGGCAAATCCGGTTTGCTATAACCACAACATTGAAACGGTGCGGCGACTCCAGGGACGGGTGCGCCGAGGAGCCAAGTATGAGCGATCGCTCCGGGTTCTGGAAATTGTGAAAGAGCTGAATCCGAGCATTCCGACGAAATCCGGCTTGATGGTGGGGCATGGCGAAACGGAAGCGGAGATTATTGAAACGATGCAGGATTTACGCGCCAGTGCGTGCGATCGCCTCACGATTGGGCAATACCTGCGTCCATCCTTGGAACATTTACCTGTGGAGCGGTATTGGACGCCCGAGGAGTTTGATCGTCTAGGGGCGATCGCCCGTGAAATGGGGTTTGCCCATGTGCGGTCTGGCCCTCTGGTGCGAAGTTCCTACCATGCTGGCGAAGACGCGTAA
- a CDS encoding response regulator encodes MASHKILVIDDSRVIRNMVRDMLPKGNFEVLEAKDGIEGLDTIRQEKPNLIMLDFLLPRMSGWEVFQQIQASNELQRIPLVIMSGRREEVTEKLSEPFEFFEFIEKPFEQKELIEAIKSAMAKARLPRPNLAGSASSADIAGDDEIAQLKHQVATLQTEINTLKRQMAQLLTYIKQKLR; translated from the coding sequence GTGGCCAGTCACAAGATTCTCGTCATTGATGACAGCAGAGTTATTCGCAACATGGTGCGGGATATGCTGCCCAAAGGAAACTTTGAAGTCCTTGAAGCAAAAGACGGAATTGAGGGACTCGATACGATCCGACAAGAGAAGCCAAACCTGATCATGCTGGACTTTTTGTTGCCCCGCATGAGTGGCTGGGAGGTGTTTCAGCAAATTCAAGCCAGCAACGAATTACAGCGCATCCCGCTTGTGATTATGTCTGGACGGCGGGAAGAAGTGACCGAAAAGCTCTCAGAACCGTTTGAGTTTTTTGAGTTTATTGAAAAACCCTTCGAGCAAAAGGAACTGATCGAGGCGATCAAGTCTGCCATGGCAAAGGCTCGCTTGCCCCGTCCAAACCTGGCAGGTAGCGCATCTTCAGCGGATATAGCAGGGGATGATGAGATCGCGCAGCTCAAACATCAAGTCGCAACCCTGCAAACAGAAATTAATACTCTGAAGCGGCAAATGGCGCAACTTTTGACCTACATTAAGCAAAAGCTGCGCTAA